The genomic region AGAGCGTTACGCCGCGTCAACCGTTTATTTGAGTTGTCGTCAGTCATGGTTGCACCAATACCTCATAATTCCTTATTGAAGATTCGCACTTAATACTTCTGTATAGGGAAAGTCACCATTTGACATTCGTATCGATCCCGGTAAATCATCTATGTTCCACGATTTCTCGGGTTTGAGCGGGTGAACAAATTAATCGTATGTGAGTAAATACCTCACTTATTTACATCTATTATCTTATATATTCCCGAAATCACCCCTGCCAGAGGGAGTATATCAAGCTCATATTGCGAGAAAAAGCTCGGGCGCGGTTCGACTCGGGGAGCTACAGCGAATCGAACTCGACGACTGCTTTTATCTGGTCGTCCCCGTCCGTGAAGGCCGCCTCGACATGCTCTGGGTCGGTAACCGTCGTTACCAGATCGTCGAGCAGCCACTCCGGAAGGTCCTGTAAGGTCTCGACGGCGTCCTCGAAGTGCGAGATGTGTGAGTTGACAGTCCCGATGAGACACTTGTTGTGCAGGACAATCTCGTTGTGGAGCGAGCCGCCATCGACTTCAAACTCCCACGGCTCCGGGATGCCGAGCAACACGCCGACACCGTTCTGGTCGAGCGCCTTGACTGTCTGGAACGCATGCGGGGCAAACCCGGTTGCCTCGTAGATGTAATCCATCGCCTCGTAAGCCTCCGGGAGTTCATCCGCCGGCGTCTCACGGGAATCGACGTACGTGCTCCCGATCTCGTCGATGATGTCGACCGTCGGGTCGGGCCGGTCGCGCCGACCGACACAGTACGTCCGGTCGTACTCCTGTTCAAGCATCCACAGCGTCAGCAGTCCGAGCGAGCCGTTGCCCAGCACGCAGGCCGATTCCGGCCGCCAGTCGAATGGCTCCCGCGTGGCGTACGCGTGCTCGTTGGCCTTCTCGGTGATCGAGAGCGGTTCGACGAGGAAGCCGTACTCTGCAACCGACTCAGGGACGGGAACGAGGAAGTCCGCCGGCGACGTGAAGTACTCGGCCATGAAGCCGTGGTCGCCGACAATGCCGCGTTCCGTGTACTCGCCGTCTGGAGCCATGTCGGGCTCGCCCCGACGGAAATACTCGTTCGTTTCGCCGTCCGGTTTCCGCCGGACGGTCGGCGCGACGACCTGCCCCGCCTCGAGCCCCGTGCCATTGGGCTCTTCGACGACGCCGACCGCCTCGTGTCCGAGAACCATGTGGTCTGCCCCGTCGGGGAATCCACCGTGGGACCCGTTCAGGACTTCGTGGTCTGTGCCGTCAACACCAACGCGGAGTGTCCGGACGAGTGCCTCGCCCGGGTCAGGCGACGGTCGCTCCCGCTCTAGGAGCTGTGGGCCGTCGTCGTCCCGCGTAACACCAATCACTTTCATGCCAGGCAGAGAGTGAGAACACTGGGGATTAAGTCTTTCTTCAGGTCTCTGTCTCGCTGACGCTGACAGCCGTGCCAGTTTCGCTGGAGCGGTAGATTCCGTCCATCACACGCTGGACTCGCAGCGCCTGCTCGACGGTGTTTACCGACGGTGGCGTCCCGTTCCGAACCGCAGAGATGAACCGTGCCTGCTCCGTTCGCTGTGGGTCCGACCGCTGTGTCTCGACATCGGTCGTTCGATGGTGCATCCGACCGGTGTCGGCCGTCTCAAACAATGTCAGCGACTGGTCCGCGAGGTCGAGTTTCGCGCCCGCATCGGTTCCGCGGACGTAGTACGCCTGACTGTCCGGCCGGTTCGCTGCCCACGCCACCTCTAAGGATATCGTCGTGCCGTCATCACAGCGGATGAAAGCACTCGCGGAATCGTCGACGCTGAACTCGGCTGCACCGTGGTCCTCGCCCCACATCTCGACGTACGCGTACTCCTCGTCGACGCCGAACTGGGCACGGGTGTCACCTGACACCTCCACGACGGCCGGATGACCGGCAACGTGCAGCGACAGGTCGATAGCGTGAGCCCCGATATCGATGAGCGAGCCGCCGCCGGCCACGTCGTTGCGAGTGAACCATGACCCCCGTCCTGGGACGCCGCGACGCCTGATGTAGTTCGCCTCGATATGAGACACATCGCCAATATCGCCCGCGTCGCGGTAGCCCACGAGCGTCTGCACCGGGTCGGCAAACCGGTTGTGGAAGCCGACCATACAGAACCCGTCGGCCGCTTCGGCGGCCGCGGCGATCCGCTCAGCGCTTTCGAGCGTGTGTGCAAGTGGTTTCTCGACGAGCACGTCCAAGCCCGCCTCAAGCGCCGCTACGACGTACTGCTCGTGGTATCTGTTCGGTGTCGTCACCAGCGCGGCATCGACGGACCCGAACATTGCCGACGCCTCCTCGTACGCCGTCGCGTTGTACGTCTCGGCGAACCGGTGGCGCGCATCGGCATCGATGTCGACGCCCGCCGTTATCGAGACCGGTTGGTCGAGCTGACGGAGGTTCGTACAGTGGATGTCCGCGATGTTCCCCAGTCCGATGATGCCTATCCGAACGGTCTCAGTCATGATTCTCGAAGGGTGTGGCCGGGAGCGCGTTAATACAACTGCTGTTCACGCTCTTCGCGTTCTTCTTCCTGTTCTTGCTTTGCCTTCTCTCGCCGTCGACCGCGCCGATACTGGATGATGCCGGGGACGATCTTGTTCTTCAGGTCGAGGACGAACGACACGATACCGTATGCCCAGAAGAAAAACAGCACGAGCATCCCGCTCCAGTACAGCATCGCGAGGTGGCTACTCATTTCAGTCGTCTGATTCTACTTCGCTACTGGATGCAGTACCTTCGGCCTCGTACGGAATGAGGTCGTGGACAATCGCCTCGCCGGTGGCCGAGTCGAACAGGTGGACGTTCCGTCGGTCGATAACGACCCCAATCTCGTCGTCTTCTTCGAGATCAGAGTCGGGGTCGATGCTCATCAGTAACTGGTCGTTCGTCGCCAGTTCCTGCGACATCGACGTCTCGCCGTCGCCCAACAGCAGGTAGGCGAATATCTCGTCGCCCATGGGTTCGAGAATATCGGTCCTCGCGGTAATCATTCCCGATGGGTCAGGGACCTCCGCCTTGAGGTCACCCGGATAGATGTCCTCTGGACGGATGCCGAGTGTCACGTCGTCACCGACCCCAACACCTTCGATGGACGACGGATTGAACGCAAGCGAGAAGTTCGGCGTCTCCAGGGCGTTCTCGGTGACTTTCCCCTCGATGAAGTTCATCGACGGCGAGCCGATGAACCCGGCGACAAAGAGGTTGTCCGGCTCGTTGTAACAGGTCAGCGGCGGGTCGATCTGCTGGAGCTGCCCCGAATCGAGGACGGCGATGCGGTCGGACAGCGTCATCGCCTCCTCCTGGTCGTGGGTCACGTAGATGATGGTCGTGTCCAGTTCCTTGTGCAGGCGCTGGAGTTCCGTCCGCATGTGGACCTTGAGCTTCGCGTCAAGGTTCGCCAGCGGCTCGTCCA from Haloarcula rubripromontorii harbors:
- a CDS encoding Gfo/Idh/MocA family protein; the protein is MTETVRIGIIGLGNIADIHCTNLRQLDQPVSITAGVDIDADARHRFAETYNATAYEEASAMFGSVDAALVTTPNRYHEQYVVAALEAGLDVLVEKPLAHTLESAERIAAAAEAADGFCMVGFHNRFADPVQTLVGYRDAGDIGDVSHIEANYIRRRGVPGRGSWFTRNDVAGGGSLIDIGAHAIDLSLHVAGHPAVVEVSGDTRAQFGVDEEYAYVEMWGEDHGAAEFSVDDSASAFIRCDDGTTISLEVAWAANRPDSQAYYVRGTDAGAKLDLADQSLTLFETADTGRMHHRTTDVETQRSDPQRTEQARFISAVRNGTPPSVNTVEQALRVQRVMDGIYRSSETGTAVSVSETET
- a CDS encoding glucose 1-dehydrogenase, with amino-acid sequence MKVIGVTRDDDGPQLLERERPSPDPGEALVRTLRVGVDGTDHEVLNGSHGGFPDGADHMVLGHEAVGVVEEPNGTGLEAGQVVAPTVRRKPDGETNEYFRRGEPDMAPDGEYTERGIVGDHGFMAEYFTSPADFLVPVPESVAEYGFLVEPLSITEKANEHAYATREPFDWRPESACVLGNGSLGLLTLWMLEQEYDRTYCVGRRDRPDPTVDIIDEIGSTYVDSRETPADELPEAYEAMDYIYEATGFAPHAFQTVKALDQNGVGVLLGIPEPWEFEVDGGSLHNEIVLHNKCLIGTVNSHISHFEDAVETLQDLPEWLLDDLVTTVTDPEHVEAAFTDGDDQIKAVVEFDSL
- a CDS encoding ABC transporter ATP-binding protein, producing the protein MARVQLEHVTKRYDDQGDVVTAVDDMNLDIAHGEFICFVGPSGCGKSTTMETIAGLTIPTEGEIYIGDREVTNLPPKDRGIAMVFQNIALFPHMDVYDNISFGLRLRDYPQDEIDRRVERAADIVQLEGMLNRMPEEMSGGQRQRVAIARAIVREPDVFLMDEPLANLDAKLKVHMRTELQRLHKELDTTIIYVTHDQEEAMTLSDRIAVLDSGQLQQIDPPLTCYNEPDNLFVAGFIGSPSMNFIEGKVTENALETPNFSLAFNPSSIEGVGVGDDVTLGIRPEDIYPGDLKAEVPDPSGMITARTDILEPMGDEIFAYLLLGDGETSMSQELATNDQLLMSIDPDSDLEEDDEIGVVIDRRNVHLFDSATGEAIVHDLIPYEAEGTASSSEVESDD